In the Rhododendron vialii isolate Sample 1 chromosome 2a, ASM3025357v1 genome, GTAGTTGTATTCAATCTTCTCCACCCGAAGACTTTCCATCCAACGTGAACGAAGTTACGAAGCAGATGACGAGGCTGATTTGGGCCCTTTATCAGTTGGATAGCTGCCAAAGCATCCATTTCCACTTCTAACGGCATTAAATGCATGTTATGGGCCAATTCCAACCCATCGTGAAGAGCCCAAAATTCAGCCTCCAAACTTTGCATGGTTCTCATTTTCCTGTGGAAACCAGTTAACCAATTCCCATTTGTATCCCGAATAAGACCACCACCTGTGGCCAAACCTGTATTTTTCTTAACAGCCCTATCATTGTTTAACTTGAAAGAATTGAGGGTGGGGGTCCGCCAGTGGACACGATCCTCGCTTCTAGTGCGGGGTTCCAAATCAGAAAAAACAATATATCTCCATTTAGTAGCTTGGGCAAGGATCATTTTGACGGTATGGTGAATTTCATGTCTGGCTTGATCCAGGTTTGGTTGGAAAATCGTTCTATTACGAAGGAGCCAGATATTCCAACAAGCAAAAGGAAAGATAACACGCCAAGGGAAACCCGAATGGGATGACGCGTTGGATTCACAATTTACTTTCAACCAGGAAGAAGGGGGTAACGCAAAGGAAGTAGTAACAGAGGAGGGGACAACGATAGCCTCCCAGACACGACACACAACAGCACAATCCCGAAGAACATGCCCCACAGTTTCACTGCCAGCTCGGCACACCTCACAGAGATCATTTAAAGTAATTTTTCGCACAAAAAGAAGTTCCTTAGTTTTTAAACGATTTTGGGCTGCAAGCCACAGAAAGTTACAAATTCTTGGATTTGTATGAGCCTGCCAAACCCAGGACCAATTATCAAATGGGTGTGTGTGAGTGAATTTCCCAATAAGCTGCCAAGCACTATTCGAAGTAAATGTAAAGGAATAAGAGTTCATCTGCAAGCACCTGATCATGGCCCTTCTGCCACGTCATCTTCAGAGACTTATGTGGGTTGTTAGTTTGTTAAGTGTGGTGGTTAGTTTGTTAGTAAATCTGAGGGCACATCAATTTGTCATACATCAACCACACTCCTTTCACATACATATGGGTCTCTAGTGGGTCCCTAGTATTTATTGTGTAATTTCCACATATGCATGTGAAAGAGGTGTGGTtgggatgtgacacattgataAATCCCtatcatttttctttgtattaGCAAGTGAGTGGAACGATATAAAGCGATTGCTGAGATCTGTATTTTTAGGCAGAATGGAATAAAAACTCAACTTTActttctctttctatttctcttgttcaaatttctctctcttgttcttgATTGAATCTCGATTGAATATGAATTTTGATTACAAAGATTGATCCTTTcgtcatggtatcagagcagtaGTGACCACGGTCCATGGTCCAATtaatttctcttcttcttcgttcAACTCGAGATTAGGGTTTTCTGTTCAACGATGGCTGGAAACTCAGGCTCAAGTTCAACAGATACTGGCGTCACTATGCCTCCTGCTCTTGCATTTCTTGTTGCCAATTTTCACTCATTGGTCACAATAAAGCTGAATTCGGACAACTATCTGTAGCGGACTGAACCAGATAGTTCGAGCCTACTGACAAATGGACTAGGATCAGGGCCAAGAATGATGGCCGTGTGAAGTTTTGGGTTCGGTGACAACTGAGGTTCGGGAATGTGCTATGTCGCCTCTGAACCAATGACCAACCCGGCAAGATACCTTCAGGGTTCGGCCACCTTCAGAGGAGACGGTTCGGCTTGCTCCGAGGCCGTGCGGTGACCCATATTATACTTATTTTGCGTCTAGCGCTAGGTGGATGTTGTATAGGCTCGGCTACCTTCCAATAGGAGGTCCCATCAGCGTGTTCCCTTCATAAGTCGCCACCAGGCTCGGCCACCCTCTAGATCACGCGCTATCCCATGCGCTGAGGCAGTTATGCCAAAGGATAATGATGGGCGCACATGGGAGTGCCAGCTCATTCcgaaaacggttaccagatctatccGGTGACGTTGTGATGATGTCGCGTGGCttgtgcaaggcacatgcccgtacttggagagcaagtcagggagACTCCATAAATATTGAAGGATAGCAACCCTAAGAGGTTCACACTCTATTCTACACTAAGACTCtagcttctttcttctttctctatACATACTTATGCTCTCCTCGAAGGGCCTTGCCGgggcaaccccggccaggtcttagtcgtgcgttcactaTGCAGGTTAGAACGAAAAGACTAGGAGATCAACGAACTAGCGGAGGAGGAACCTGAAtcaaggatcacgggccacacaattggtgaacccgatgTGAAACCTCAGAACTTCTGATCCAAACGGCTCaaaccattttcaaaaccaccttCCTCTTCCAAAGACAATCGCAAATTCAAccaccatgggcggagatctaCCAGACGTTACTGTTTCGGGGGCCAAAGACGCCAGTGGAAACACGATCCTTCCACCGTTCCCCGAGAGACACATGTCCATCTCCATCCCCGCCAGTTCCGGGCTATCTCCAGCCACGGATGACGTGACGGCGGCCTACATCCGCTTGTTACAGTGTCGCGACGATGAGAGAGACAACGAGCTGGGTggaggtggcccaaatgaaacatTAAATGCAGCAAGACACCACTCCTGCCACATCTAGATCTGCTGGAGGAGGGAGGCGACAAAGGAAaacaccacttccaccacccccaccaccaccactggagCGTCCTCACGAAACAGGCCACCGCGGCTCCATCAAGGATCGCCTGGGTTTCACACCAGACACGGGCGATGCAAGAGCGATAATCCTTTACAAGCGACCTACAACGTTTGGAACACATCGCTCAAAGAGCCACCATGATCTAACCAACACAAGGGATACCGAGTTATTCacaagcacatactcgactAGTCGTGCGGAGTTCTCTTGCACAATGGTTTCCCACTGTAGCTGAGATTCTGTGGAGACCAGGCGCCATGTCTCTAAACGTCTCGGGGAGATCCCACCAGAAAACTTGGGTAATGGAAATCAGGCTCGGCGGAACGGGAAAGGCGTACGGATCGAAGGGCCGAACAATGATACCAAGACCCGTCGGGACAAAGAGAAATCTGTCAAAAGCCCTCAGCGGACAACAGATTTTCGTGACAAGCTCTAACACAGAGATCACGAAAAACCCTCTGACAGAGATTCCAAAAGAACGAAGACAGATGGCCACGGCAAACCGCCACGCCCTGGTTTTGAATGACAACTGCAGGATCTCGGTGTCTCGCTGTTCACATCCCACATAAACAACACAACAGCAGAACCCAACTTCCACTTGCCGAAGTTCACAAAGTTTGATCCAACCACTTGCGAAGCTTACACCCACTTGATTCATTTTCATCAAACAATTAAACTATGCACCACAAAAGACGAGATCAAATGCAAGGcattcccatccagcctcggctcccttaGACTTCAGTGGTTCAACAAACTTTTCGCTGGATTCATGTGGAACTTGGCCGACCTTGAACGTGCCTTCAACACTCGCTTCATCACAAGCAACAAGACCGCCAAGGAGCCTGAGTCATtatcccagatgaggaagctccaTCTAAAACACTCAGGCAGTATGCCGAACGATACTGGCAATTGTTCAACGACATCCCTGGAATCGATGAGTACTGGGCTACACGAACCTTTAAAAACGGTTTGGAAACTGGTAGCAAGATCCTGGACGAACTTGCTATCCGCCCACCCCATGGCACGGGCGAGTTGATGCGCATCGTAGAGCGATTCTGAgctcttgaagaattttacACAGACCGAGCAGCTTAAGGAATACCGAACCCAACTACCCTACTTCCAACGGCCACATCCCAGCTGCCAGCGCCAATTATAACCCATCAATCCCAGCTGCCAGCGCCAATTATATCCCATcaatcccaacaaaaaaaaacatgtcaacaacatcaaggaaggaaagaaacgTCCGCCGAAGGTTCACGACTACGTGGCTGAAACCACGTACTTTAAAGAGCCCATCTGGTCTTTCCTAAAAAAgataatgaggcaaccatggttcgaatGGCCAATAGGGAAGCTCGGCACAGACACTGGCCAAGAGGATCAGAACCCAAGGAAAAAGTGCTTGTATCATAACGAGCTCGACCACTACACAACGACATGCGCCTCATACAACGCATTGTTAGAGCGTTTGGTAGCCCAAGGCCATCTCGACCAGTACATTGATCGAACCAAAACACCCACCCATCAACCTACCGGAAATCCCAACCCAAATGAACCACGGCCGACGATACACGTTATCCACGGCCCCATGACAAAGGAATCTGAAACAAACCTTTGCGCCAATCTCGATCGCGCATCCACTTCCAAGCAGGTACTAGCTgtaggacctggatccaaacgtccacgGCCAGAAGAATTGCCTAAATGGACAATAACTTTCATCGAGGGTGACCTCGAGCGTGTGCAAACCCCACACTCCAACGCCCTTGTTGTGACTGTCCAAATTGGAGTCCATGACGTCAAGCGTGTCCTcattgatcaaggaagctcggcagaggtcatgtactatgacTTGTTCAAAAAACTTGATCTACCAGAATCGGCGTTGCAACCCGCCGAAGTACCTCTCATCGAATTCAACGGAGCACCTGTTTAGCCACTCGGACGAATCTTCCTACGAGTTGTTGTCGGCTTGAAAACATTGAGCATTGAATTCATCATCGTCAACGTGCCGAGCCCATACAACACAATTCTATGCCGAACCTGGCTCCATGGCATGCTGGCCATTGCTTCCACTTACCATTAGGTAGTCCAATTTATTGGCACAAATAGAAGACAGGAAGACCTACACGGCGATCAAGTCGCCTCCAAAAAGTGTTGCGTTTCAACTgtccacaattccaccaaagcAAAGCAAGTTCAATGGGTTGAGGTCCCGAACATGGCAATTATTGACAACATCGGCGAAAATACTGACGACAAAGCACAAGAGGACCTTGTCCAAATGCCCATCAATGAGGACGGCTCCCGTTTTTTTTTACTCAACTCCTCCATCAGTGACACCGAACGCAAAGAAATGTTCCAATTCCtcaagaaaaacataaaagtttttgcttggacccccaacgagaTGCCGGGGGTCGACCCCAATTTTATTAGTCACtctctcaacatcaagaaagacgCCAAGCTCGTCATCCAAAAGGCGCGGCGTTCTACAGCCGCACACGCCGACGCCGTCGTGGAAGAAGTCAACTATTTGCTGGAAGCCAAAGCCATCAAGAAGTATAATACCCAACCTGGCTGTCCAACACAGTGgtcgttaagaagaaaaacggcaaatagCGAGTTTGCGTTGATTACACCAATCTCAACGatgcttgtccaaaggattggttcccactcccCAAGATCGATCAACTTATGGACGCAACGGCAGGCCACACTCGGTTAAGCTTCCtagacgcctaccgtggctatCACCAAATAGCCATGGACCCAGACGACATGGAAAAAACTGCTTTTAACACACCTTATGGCATCTTCTGCTACCgagtcatgccctttgggctcaaGAACTCAGGCGCCACATTCAACCGAGCCATATTCAAGATGCTGCAAGCCCAAATTGGCCACACCGTGGAAGCCTACATCGACGACCTCGTTGTCAAAAGCCAGAAGGAATCTAACCACCTCCAAGATTTGGCCGAAGTCTTTGAAATCCTTAAACTACACAAGCTCCGCCTAAATCTTGAAAAGTGTGCATTCGGTGTGAGCGCAGGGAAATTCCTTAGACATTTAGTCACTCAACGTGGTATTGAATCCGACCCCAACCAGATCAAGGTTGTTAAAGACTTGCGCCCACCGAgaacaatcaaggaagtacaaaggctcactgggatggcagcggctctaaaccggttcatcagcaaatcctcagacaagtgcCACACGTTTTTTCGTGCCTTGAAGGGCAAGAGTCGACGAAGTTTTGAAAGGACTCCAGATTGTGACTCCGCCTTGGCCGAGCTTAAAGAATACTTAAGCTCGGCCCCACTATTGGTGAAACCAAAGGAGTTCGAGACCTTGTATCTGTATCTTGTCGTCTCCGCCCACGCAGTCAGTTTAGCACTGGTGCGGCGAGTTGGCACAGACGACATGCCaatctacttcacaagcaaaACACTCCTCCCAGCGCAAACACGCTATCTATCACTCAAAAAATTGGCACTCGCTTTCTTCTCGGCAGCCAGAAAACTCTTGCTTTACTTCCAATCCCACACCATAACCATCTTAACGGAGCACCCTCTAAAAAGCCTTTTTCTAAAAGTTGATCTCTCCAATGGGGTCTCCAAATGGGCATTTGAATTAGCAAACTTCGACATCCGGTTCGAGCCACGGACGGCGATCAAGGGTCAAATTCTCATTGACTTCATCGCAGAATTAACACTTGAAGACATAGAAATTCTCAACACTCCCACTCCTCAAACTATCGCCGAATCAACTAAAGCACCAACGCCTTGGCTACTTTTTCAAGGCGACATCTGGCGATTACATATCGACGGGGGTTCCAACAGCAACGAAGCCGGGGCATGGGTTGTCTTAGTTTCCCCTTGTGGTACACTTCATGAAAGCTCTCTCAGCATTGACTTTCCCGCCACCAATAATGAAGCTGAATACGAAGCCCTCCTTGCTGGCTTATGCTCCGCAATCGCAATGAATGTCGCCGACCTTGTTGTTTActgtgactcccaactcatagtcAACCAAGTACTTGGGGACTATGAGGCTCGAGACCCGCGCATATCGAAATACCAGGCAATGGTAGCCGAGCTCATCACGCACTTCcagaatttcaaaatcgaaCAAATCAACCGCGAATACAACGCGCATGCAGACGCACTCGCTGGCCTTGCCTCAGCTTCCAAAGCCTCCGAATTCAGGACTATCAACTTTGGCAGCATTGACCAACCAAGCTTTGACACCATTCCAGAGGTACTCAACGTTGCACTCGGtccaagctggatggacgagattATTGCGTTCCTCAAACATGATACTCTACCAGCAGACAAAAAGGAAGCTTATCGCATCAGAAACAAAGCCTCTTACTACTGGCTCTCTGAAAGTGACAAACTCTACAGGAAATCTATCTTCGGCCTTTATCTCCTCATtgtccacccaacccaagtaGTTGAAATTCTCGCTGAGCTTCACTCAGGTAGCTGTGGTTGCCACTCTGGCAGCCGTTCGCTTTGCCAACACGCATTGAGTCAGGGAtacttttggaagaacatgaagaaagactgcgaagaagtCGTCCCAAATGGAATCTCTCTCCCATCACAAGTCcctggccctttgcacaatgggggcttgaTATTGTGGGAAAGCTCCCAACGGCCCTTGAAGGCTTCAAATTTCTGATCACggcaacagactacttctcaaaatgggtagaggcTGAACCTCTTGCAACAATCACTGAAGCCAACGTAAGAAGATTCGTCTGGAGAAACATAGTCACTAGATTCGGCGTCCCTTACGCCATCATCTCAGACAACGGAAGCCAATTCGTCTGCAAAGACCTAACCAGTCTCTGCGCTGAATTTGGGATtcgcttcttcaactccactCCAGCATACCCCCAAGGGAACGGCCAGGCCAAGGCTACAAATAAGACAGTCTGCGTTGGGATCAAGCGTCAGTTAAACTTCAAAAAAGGCAAATGGGCTGAAGAATTGCCACGTGTTCTAtgggcttaccgttctacacCAAGGCGCTCGACAGGCCAAACGCCATTTTCCATGGCGTTCAACATGGAGGCCGTAATCCCACTAGAGTCCAGGTTCCCCACTTTGAGAACACAAACCTTTGACCCAAAGACCAATGATGAAGCCGTGGAACAGGAGTTGATTTTGGCAAAAGAGAAGCGTGATGACGCTCAATTAAAGCTCGTCGAGTACCAACAGCAAGTGGCCAAGGGGTACAACTGAAGTGTgcgaaccaagaccttcaagccAGATGACTTGGTTTGGCAAAAAGTGGTGCAAACCggcaagaaaatgaaattcaaacccaactgggagggaCCTTTTCGTGTCGTCAAGATTGCTGGTGAAGGTGCTTATGTGCTGGAGGTCATGAATGGGAAAGTCCTTACCAACCCGTGGAATGCACAGAATTtgaagaaggcatacatgtgaTCAACCTTCTCCAGATCACTTTTTGCTCGGCCACATACTACCATTAGTTAATCTTTGATTTACCAACTTTACATCTTAGCAGAGTACTGGCTTCGGCCTCATTATCTATTTTACTTCATTTCAAGAATGGCTTTTGCCCCTAGTTTTTATTTCTCCTGTACTCCAACTTTTTACCAAGAAGAATCTTGTTCGGCAATTGATGTCTTCTGAACTTTTTAGCTTGTTCCAATAAACGTTTTCAATGTTGTAATTTACCCTCGGCAAACCTCGCCAACCACAAACGTTgacttcggtcacacccacaaacggctttCACGCCATTGCTTCGGCCACTATTGTTGCTCCAAGTAGAAAAAATAGGACATATGGTCCGCCGAGCCTAAGACACACATTACGGCTGGAATTTAGGCTCTGGATTCAACTTGGCAGGACACTAAGGTCGGCCACAGCCCGGTTACACTCACGTTTCGGTGAGCAAGCCTCCCACAAACGTTGAAAAGCTTAAGCCCTTAATACCTTGGCTAGGGGCTGGCACTTTGACCGAACCCCAACCACAGGTCAAGGACACCCATCGAATTTTTGTTTCCCTCTATTCTTTACAACAAAGATAAGGCCAAGCTCAATAATACATAAACAATTGTTCAAAAATTCTACTTTGGTCAAGGTTCGGCACTTACACAACCTTCACTACATGCTTTGGCCAACATCATACTAGCCAAACCcagaccaaagtgggggctacgaACAACTACcattcaaacaaacaaacctaTCAAACTTGTTCTCAAACCATGGAGATAAATCAATCGAGATGTAGAAGAAAATACAACAAGAAACTCAAAGAAATTTCAAGAAGGAAGTCAAAGCATTCATTCAAAAACAAGTGCAGAAGAAATCCCTAAGATGAGAGGTACGACGTGGTATATCGTTCGGCACCGACCCCCAacaaactattacatctggtACGATAAACTCCAAGCCCAGAGCCATCCAGTCCAACAGAAGTTAAAAGTTTAAAATCAACAAGTtcatgaagaaaaataaaaactttaaactTAAGGAACATCCTCAGGAGCAACATCAGCAACGGCCTAGGCACCTCTATCAACAGCCTCGACACTTTTGTCAATATCCATGGGCTTCTGCTCGGCGTCCTCTGCTATATTGTCGTCACCCTCACCATTTTTCTTCCCACCAGAGCCATCTCCACCGTCCGCATCGGCATCGGCATCAGTGAGGTCGTCAATGTCATCCTCGCTCTTAGGAAACTCTTCTGGAGGGAGGGGCGCACACTCTTCTTCGGTATATGGAAGGACAAGTTCAGGAATCGTGGGTCCAAGAATCGACTTCGTCATGTTGAGGTCGGCTTCGAGCTGCAGGACACCACACGCCACCTTCACACCATCCTTGTACCCGGTTCGATATGCGATTGGGACCCATACCTTAACCTCATCGTTGACCATCGACCAAGTGTCCCTTATGTACTCAGCACCTGCTCGGTCATACTCGACCTGATAAGCCTTCTCACTgacttctttcatttttctcttttcccgCCTCAAAACTTGACCAAGCTCACAATCAACTTTCTTAGCCTTCTCCAGAGCTTCATTTCTCTCCTTCTCCGTTTCGGCCAACCGAGCCTTCATCGCCTTCAGGCTAGTCTTTAGCGACTTCACCTTTTCACGTTCGATCTTTAGGTCGTCATGGTAACGAGACCTCTCTGTAGTAACAAGCTCGGTCTTGTTCGACGCCCGAAGCAAAGCTTGCCCAGCCTACCAAATGAAATCAGATGAACTGAAGAAAGCTACCAAATAGGGACAACCTTAGAAATAAACACAAACAATAGAATTCAAACAAATTAGGTTCCAAAGTACCTGGACAAGATAGGCACTTGCATGCACCAAGCTCGGTTGGAGATCCTTTGGAATCTTCTGCATATCATTCGGTAGAGCCAAACCGTGGAGCATTATGACAGCCAACCCCAGCTCCATCTTAACAGAATCCTCTACCGTAATGACCCTGCCTTTGGCTAGAGCGAAGGATGGAGCAAACTCCTGAACAACTGGGCCGGCCGAGCCCCCAGACTTTTGGAGCCCTTTTGAGCCACTTGCAGCAGATGACTCATTCCAGTCCTTCTCGGTCAAAAGAGGAGTCGGCGGCTTGGTTGGGAAAAAGTCGTGGGTGACTTTTTGCTTCTTCCCTGCAGGCTCTGATTCCTCATTCTCTTTTTGACATACGGCAGCGCCGTCCCTAATATTAACATGAATCACATTTCTTCTTCCCATCTCTTCGGTGAACTCGGGTACGAGGGTTTGAAGAGGGATATTTATACCTGGACACTCGGATTGCTCGCTCTCTCGAAACCAAAATTCCGTTGGTTTCTTGAACGTGGGATACTTCACTCTCAGCTCTTTCCCCTTCTTGGTGCCCACCGGTTGACTCTTCCTAGCATGTTGCTCACCACCCTTCTTTTTACCGCTAGATTTCTTGCTTGGCTCTCCCTCCTTTTCCCTCCTCCTGAGTTTTCCTTTATATTAAGGAATGTATCCCAACAAGGTCGGCGCGTCTCGACAAATTTGTGCCTTCAAGATATTCACATGCTTCTCAACGACCAGAGATTGCTGAGTCTTAGTAATGGAATGGTGATCTGCAAGTAAAATCAACAATTAGAAATAGAAGAACAAGGTCTGAATAGGCAGAGCTGGCTTCAGCGACATCAGAGAAACTACCTCGGAAGTCTTTTATCTTCGGCACAGTATACCTACGTACGGATTGACTGCCGAACTCGAAATTACAGCTTACTTTGACGTAAAAGTTGGCCCACTTGTCGGTATCGGGTAGACCCTCTATCAACGACTCCTTATTACTACGCATCGATAAGTACCTACGTTTGGTCTTACCGTGCTTGGACATTATATAAGTGTGAAAAAGGTCGGCCACCGTGAACTCAAGGTTATGGAGCTCCTTCAACTTAATCACGGCCATCATTATCCTATAGCTGTTGATGGCAAAATAATGAGGTACTAGGCCAAATCGAGCAAGCAACTCCCTTAAAAATGGGGTGAAGAGGGAACCGGAGCCCAGCCTCACAGATGGCCATTAGAGGAACCGTTATGTGTTCGGGGTGGTGTTCTCTCTTATCTCTTATACAGTTGCTGGCCACCTGACTAATGACAACATCATCGGGAATGTTGTATTCTCGGCAAAAACTCTCATACTCATTGGGATTCCCACTAAAATAGTGGGTGTGAGGACAAACCTTGCCCCTCTAATAAAggtgatgagcacccaatattgtagatatttggtgcgactagtctcgttttgctttgttttattttgcgtttatttagcttttatagtgatattgcacgtaaggtgtgtttttgtgtatttcaggcaatttgtataaataaggtgcgtttgatcgtcaaggaatgctccgggtgcaaccaagtactcaaggctatgtgccaccccattgtggtgctcgagagatggtttggacgttgctcgggtcgcccaagagtcaagggaattgaagaagaagtggggattttactaaagctactcatcttccgacgtgctgagggtagaattgtcataacttttgatgtacaaattacttttgatccaaattacttaggttagaaagtaggctcgacgaactttccaacggttcaaagaatgcctaaatccgagttcgggagtgtccggagcgagcctgcgaagttgcccaaaaaatctgtcaatcttgtaccggtactggggattgcccagtaccggttcatgctgtCCAGAGTTGGTGTTTTTCAGCATTAttgaaggccttgtaccggtactgggcaaatcccagtaccggttcatattGGAGAAATATCTACGTTTTTACCTcctttttcaactttccttttatagcatacttgccacttttggcatgtttttggatatttttggagagagaaaggtgcATTAGTACAAATATCCTTCTCATTCCTTTAAGTTGTAGGTAGTCTTTTATCATTTTAagtctttttcatttcctaggAACTTCATTAAAGCttcaagctttcttagttatttccttcaagaacactagtaagtctttctcgtttgttaatttctcgtttattaaagttgcttgtacggactagatctttactaatatcaagtttatttccgtttttatcggttaatcatgtttcctttcttaggcatgttttctagtctttttagctatgtgtgagtagtcttttggctaagtcttgggctaatctatCCTAAAGATCTAggcggttatttggttctcgaaacttcgggcttaaaatcatggttttcgaaattggattaacctagccattttggtctaagcgaagggtgttaactccttggtatgaagtttagtcaagcggtcttggcaagcgacgtaccgagggctcgtggcctcttacgtgttagatacattagcaaaaataggtttgtttagttccgtttaatcacatcttttgataaacgtagtcattaaagttaaatcttcagggcgtgagcacgcggtcgtgactctcgcttgagttataatcgagaaccggtagcagcctttgtcaagggatggacgatccctagacttgcctcttttaagttaattaagctcatttctagtcttttccttagttttcacttttaaagcaaaatcaagttggttgtcttgaacgccgcactctaccatataaacctacaatccaaactagctatatttcgattctctgtgggtacgatcccggacttccggatattatgctatcgacgacctagccctacgcttggggtgtttcaaccttattggaaggcgaggttcggaggctaagcaAAAGGTCAGCAATCTCCTTGTTCTCGGATGGGGTTTCACTAGGCCTGGACCGAGAAGAGGTAGCGGCTTCGGCCTGCGAACGAAACCTTGATTCGGCTTCAGGCCCCAGCGACGTACTGTTCGTGCAAAATGAAAAACGCCAAGGAACCTAGAAAGCAAAAGAGAAAATGcacaaaaaccacaaaaaccTAAAGAGGGGTAAGAATCGAACCCATATCTggtgattttttcaaaatctggtGATGAATCCGCTCGAGATCAAACTGGAAGATGAACAGATGGGGGAGGAGCTCTGgctatggagttctagagagagagagaacgaaacccttctctctcttctggtCACCCTTCATATAGGGaggggttagggtttcgaattTCCTGCCCATTATTACACCGCCTAACTGGCGGTCAATCAGCACTCGACACGTGGCAGAAATAGGATGATTTTTAAGGACTTCACGCGTGCCAACCATCCTCTCATCAGCCGTGCCCGATCATGATGAGACACTTGGCACCCCTCCATTGGAGCTT is a window encoding:
- the LOC131317412 gene encoding uncharacterized protein LOC131317412, with translation MDPDDMEKTAFNTPYGIFCYRVMPFGLKNSGATFNRAIFKMLQAQIGHTVEAYIDDLVVKSQKESNHLQDLAEVFEILKLHKLRLNLEKCAFGVSAGKFLRHLVTQRGIESDPNQIKVVKDLRPPRTIKEGKSRRSFERTPDCDSALAELKEYLSSAPLLVKPKEFETLYLYLVVSAHAVSLALVRRVGTDDMPIYFTSKTLLPAQTRYLSLKKLALAFFSAARKLLLYFQSHTITILTEHPLKSLFLKVDLSNGVSKWAFELANFDIRFEPRTAIKGQILIDFIAELTLEDIEILNTPTPQTIAESTKAPTPWLLFQGDIWRLHIDGGSNSNEAGAWVVLVSPCGTLHESSLSIDFPATNNEAEYEALLAGLCSAIAMNVADLVVYCDSQLIVNQVLGDYEARDPRISKYQAMVAELITHFQNFKIEQINREYNAHADALAGLASASKASEFRTINFGSIDQPSFDTIPEVLNVALGPSWMDEIIAFLKHDTLPADKKEAYRIRNKASYYWLSESDKLYRKSIFGLYLLIVHPTQVVEILAELHSGILLEEHEERLRRSRPKWNLSPITSPWPFAQWGLDIVGKLPTALEGFKFLITATDYFSKWVEAEPLATITEANVRRFVWRNIVTRFGVPYAIISDNGSQFVCKDLTSLCAEFGIRFFNSTPAYPQGNGQAKATNKTVCVGIKRQLNFKKGKWAEELPRVLWAYRSTPRRSTGQTPFSMAFNMEAVIPLESRFPTLRTQTFDPKTNDEAVEQELILAKEKRDDAQLKLVEYQQQVAKGYN